A genomic window from Shewanella vesiculosa includes:
- the ispA gene encoding (2E,6E)-farnesyl diphosphate synthase → MLAEAITTYQKRVNVTLNEHLTLLDDAAPDLKAAMLHGALLGGKRIRPFLVYSVGDMLGVNINALDKAAAAIECIHAYSLIHDDLPAMDNDALRRGQPTVHVAFNEATAILAGDALQTLAFEIITAPSNDLHPKQQIAMVRALAKASGYQGMCGGQAIDLSATDHSINIERLTQLHNKKTGALITCAVELALIAADIPDEHYQLMMKYAHTLGLAFQVQDDILDITASTEELGKPQGSDQQSNKSTFPKLLGLDGAKACAEQLIQDALSALTKLPYNSQLIADFAHYIIERRL, encoded by the coding sequence GTGTTAGCTGAAGCGATAACAACATACCAAAAGCGCGTTAATGTTACTCTTAACGAGCATTTAACTTTGCTTGATGATGCCGCCCCAGATTTAAAAGCAGCCATGCTGCATGGGGCATTATTAGGCGGTAAACGCATTAGACCATTTTTGGTCTATAGTGTCGGTGATATGCTGGGTGTCAATATCAATGCGCTGGATAAAGCTGCCGCAGCCATTGAATGTATTCATGCATATTCTTTAATACATGATGACTTACCGGCTATGGACAACGACGCACTTCGTCGTGGTCAACCCACGGTACATGTTGCCTTTAATGAAGCCACTGCAATTCTTGCTGGAGACGCACTTCAAACATTAGCGTTTGAAATTATCACCGCTCCTAGCAATGACTTACACCCAAAGCAGCAAATCGCCATGGTGAGAGCACTTGCCAAAGCCTCTGGGTACCAGGGCATGTGTGGTGGACAAGCAATTGATCTTAGTGCTACCGATCACAGTATCAATATAGAAAGATTAACCCAATTACATAATAAAAAAACCGGTGCGTTGATTACTTGTGCCGTAGAGCTCGCGTTGATTGCTGCAGATATACCCGATGAGCACTATCAACTCATGATGAAATACGCTCACACGCTTGGATTAGCTTTTCAAGTTCAGGATGATATTTTAGATATCACCGCAAGCACTGAAGAGCTAGGAAAACCCCAAGGCAGCGATCAGCAATCGAATAAAAGCACTTTTCCGAAACTACTTGGTCTCGATGGTGCCAAAGCCTGTGCAGAACAACTAATACAAGATGCACTATCAGCGCTGACTAAATTACCATACAATAGCCAGTTAATTGCAGACTTCGCCCACTACATTATTGAGCGAAGATTATAA
- the nadK gene encoding NAD(+) kinase, translating into MTKLFQTIGLIGKPHHQGTNLTLTRLHHWLSMQGFKVIVEGRVSSELGPDVCSMDLLEMGEHCDLAIVVGGDGNMLGAARVLARFNVAVIGVNRGNLGFLTDLPPDNFEEALSKVLGGEFETENRFLLEAEVHRHGKITASNTAVNEAVLHPGKIAHMIQFEVYIDDQFMYSQRADGMIVSTPTGSTAYSLSAGGSILTPNLQALILVPMFPHTLSCRPIVVDACSTIKLVVSPDNGENLEVSCDGHVHLAVLPGDEILIRRSNERLRLIHPKGHNYFHVLRNKLGWGSKLF; encoded by the coding sequence ATGACTAAATTGTTCCAGACTATCGGACTCATCGGCAAACCACATCATCAAGGGACTAACCTCACGTTAACCCGATTGCATCATTGGTTGAGCATGCAGGGCTTTAAAGTTATCGTTGAAGGACGGGTATCTTCAGAGCTGGGGCCTGATGTTTGTTCAATGGACCTACTTGAAATGGGTGAGCATTGTGATCTAGCTATCGTCGTTGGCGGTGATGGCAATATGCTGGGTGCCGCGAGGGTATTAGCACGTTTTAACGTGGCGGTTATTGGGGTAAACCGAGGTAATTTAGGCTTTTTAACCGATTTACCTCCTGATAATTTCGAAGAAGCTTTATCCAAAGTACTTGGCGGCGAATTTGAAACCGAAAACCGTTTTTTACTCGAGGCCGAAGTTCATCGCCACGGAAAAATAACCGCAAGTAATACCGCGGTGAACGAAGCTGTGCTGCATCCGGGCAAAATTGCTCATATGATCCAGTTTGAAGTGTATATTGACGACCAATTTATGTATAGCCAACGCGCAGATGGCATGATTGTCTCGACACCAACAGGTTCTACGGCATATTCATTATCAGCAGGTGGGTCAATTTTAACCCCTAATCTACAAGCTCTGATTTTAGTGCCCATGTTCCCGCACACCTTGTCTTGCCGCCCCATAGTCGTCGATGCATGCAGCACGATTAAATTAGTCGTGTCACCTGATAACGGTGAAAACCTTGAGGTCAGTTGTGATGGCCACGTCCATTTAGCGGTATTACCTGGTGATGAAATCTTAATTCGCCGTTCAAATGAACGCCTAAGACTTATTCATCCCAAAGGACATAATTATTTTCACGTGTTGCGTAATAAATTAGGCTGGGGCAGTAAACTTTTCTAA
- the dxs gene encoding 1-deoxy-D-xylulose-5-phosphate synthase — MSFDISKFPVLAKANTPEELRKLPQGLLPQVSDELRQFLLQSVGISSGHFASGLGTVELTVALHYVYNTPFDRLIWDVGHQAYPHKILTDRREQMHTIRQKNGLHPFPWREESPYDTFSVGHSGTSVSAALGMAIAAEKEAVGRKVVAVIGDGAMTGGMVFEALNHAGDLHNDMLVVLNDNEMSISENVGALNNHLAQLMSGRFYTTIRENSKKVLKGMPVIKEMAKRTEEHLKGMVVPATLFEELGFNYIGPIDGHDVDSLVETMRNMRNLKGPQILHIMTKKGRGYEPAEKDPIGWHAVPKFDPSLFKKPTTKPGLPTFSQVFGKWLCDMAATDEKLVAITPAMREGSGMVEFSQRFPSQYFDAAIAEQHAVTLSAGFACAGLKPVVAIYSTFLQRGYDQLIHDVALQRLPVLFAIDRGGIVGADGPTHQGAFDLSFMRCIPNMIIMAPSDENECRQMLYTGYCYQDGPTAVRYPRGFATGAEQVESMMALPIGKGVLTRQGQKIAIVNFGTTLEAATDAAEKLDATVADMRFVKPLDLSLLEQLANSHDVIVTVEENAIMGGAGSGVIEALHKMRIVKPVLQIGLPDEFIEHGAPDEIIADLQLDAAGILAQIQAFMA, encoded by the coding sequence ATGAGCTTCGATATTTCTAAATTCCCAGTACTAGCAAAAGCTAATACACCAGAAGAATTGAGGAAGTTACCTCAAGGTTTACTTCCACAAGTGTCTGATGAACTCAGACAGTTCTTACTTCAGTCTGTTGGTATTTCTAGCGGACATTTCGCTTCTGGCTTAGGCACAGTTGAATTAACTGTGGCACTTCATTACGTCTACAATACCCCATTCGATCGATTAATTTGGGACGTAGGCCATCAAGCTTATCCACACAAAATACTCACTGATCGTCGCGAACAGATGCACACCATTCGCCAAAAAAATGGCTTGCATCCTTTCCCATGGCGTGAAGAAAGCCCATACGATACCTTTAGCGTAGGCCACTCAGGCACTTCTGTGAGTGCAGCATTAGGTATGGCGATCGCTGCTGAAAAAGAAGCTGTGGGTCGTAAAGTGGTTGCCGTCATTGGTGATGGCGCCATGACAGGCGGTATGGTGTTTGAAGCACTTAATCATGCGGGCGACTTGCACAATGACATGCTGGTGGTACTTAATGACAACGAAATGTCGATTTCTGAAAACGTTGGTGCACTGAATAACCACTTAGCACAACTGATGTCAGGACGCTTTTATACCACCATTAGAGAAAACAGTAAAAAGGTCCTTAAAGGGATGCCAGTCATTAAAGAAATGGCTAAGCGTACTGAAGAACACCTTAAAGGCATGGTTGTGCCTGCAACGCTATTTGAAGAACTAGGGTTTAATTATATTGGCCCTATAGATGGTCACGATGTCGATTCGCTCGTTGAAACCATGCGTAATATGCGTAACCTCAAAGGTCCACAGATACTGCATATCATGACTAAAAAAGGTCGTGGTTATGAACCTGCTGAAAAAGATCCTATCGGCTGGCACGCAGTGCCTAAATTTGATCCAAGCCTGTTTAAGAAACCGACCACTAAACCTGGTTTACCTACGTTTTCACAAGTGTTTGGTAAATGGTTATGCGACATGGCTGCCACAGACGAGAAGTTAGTGGCAATCACTCCTGCTATGCGCGAAGGTTCTGGCATGGTTGAGTTTTCACAACGCTTCCCAAGCCAATATTTTGATGCTGCGATTGCCGAGCAACATGCGGTCACCTTATCCGCAGGATTTGCCTGTGCAGGACTAAAGCCTGTGGTCGCCATATATTCGACCTTCCTGCAGCGCGGATACGATCAACTTATTCACGACGTAGCTTTGCAACGTTTACCAGTATTATTTGCTATTGATCGCGGCGGTATTGTGGGAGCCGATGGCCCTACCCATCAAGGTGCATTCGATTTAAGCTTTATGCGCTGTATTCCGAATATGATCATTATGGCGCCATCAGATGAAAATGAATGTCGCCAAATGCTGTATACCGGGTATTGTTACCAAGATGGTCCAACGGCGGTGCGATATCCACGCGGTTTTGCCACAGGTGCTGAACAAGTAGAAAGTATGATGGCATTGCCTATCGGTAAAGGGGTATTAACCCGCCAAGGTCAAAAAATTGCGATTGTTAACTTTGGTACCACACTTGAAGCAGCGACTGATGCGGCAGAAAAGCTGGATGCCACGGTTGCTGATATGCGCTTTGTTAAACCACTGGATTTAAGCTTGCTTGAACAACTCGCTAACAGCCATGATGTTATTGTGACGGTAGAAGAAAATGCGATTATGGGTGGTGCAGGCTCAGGAGTGATTGAAGCATTACATAAAATGCGGATTGTGAAACCCGTGTTACAAATTGGCTTACCTGATGAGTTTATTGAGCACGGTGCGCCAGATGAGATAATCGCAGATCTGCAACTCGATGCAGCAGGTATTTTAGCGCAAATCCAAGCCTTTATGGCCTAA
- a CDS encoding FAD-binding and (Fe-S)-binding domain-containing protein, giving the protein MTINYQVVMDTLTSQLGSQAVSNDPVRRFAWSTDASYFRIVPEIVVHADTPEQVKITLNIANAHNVPVTFRAAGTSLSGQAIGEGILLILGHDGFRNIDISEDKTSITLGAAVIGSDANMALKPFNKKIGPDPATLASAQIAGMVANNASGMCCGTAQNSYQTIKSAKLMFADGTELDTGCPDSKAAFSQSHSMLLRALTDLAQLTQNNPTLSARIRKKFSIKNTTGYSINALVDFSDPFDLINHLIVGSEGTLAFVNEVTYHTVEEAQFKASAMAVFFNMEDAARAVPPIKGDSVAAAELLDWASIKSVTGKTGMPKWLSDLPEGSAILLIECRANDPQTLVKYTEDVIQKIAHIDTERPTEFSNDPVVFGQYWAMRSGLFPIIGGARPKGTSVIIEDVAFELQHLASAASDLTALFHKHGYPEGVIYGHALAGNFHFIITPTFASQDDINRFQGFMKDVADMVINKYDGSMKAEHGTGRAVAPFVEMEWGTDAYTLMKQIKQIFDPSKLLNPGVILNDDSLVHVKNIKPCPIVDDFVDKCIECGFCEKTCPTSALNFSPRQRIAVLREIERLEQSGDKKAAAEMRASAKYDVVDTCAACQLCTIACPVDNSMGQLVRKLRTPYITTTEQKVLDFQAKHFGAVNQVISTGFDILGIVHKITGDSITNSLMKAGRLISKEVPYWNPDFPKGGKVTKPSAHKPGQKTVLYFPACGGRTFGPTPKDPDNRTLPEVVITLLERAGYNVIIPENTRHLCCGQMWESKGDFKNADAKRDELIDALSKQSDNGKVPIIVDALSCTYRTLTGNPKVKITDLVEFMHDEMLPKMTITKKSNVTLHQGCSARKMKLEPKQQAIADACANHVVLPADITCCGYAGEKGLYKPEINASALRNIKKLIPAETKEGYYANRMCEVGLTQHSGISYRHLAYLLEECTR; this is encoded by the coding sequence ATGACGATTAATTATCAAGTAGTGATGGACACGTTAACGTCACAACTGGGAAGCCAGGCCGTATCTAACGATCCAGTGCGTCGTTTTGCTTGGTCTACAGATGCCAGTTATTTTCGGATTGTACCTGAAATTGTGGTACATGCTGATACTCCAGAACAAGTTAAAATAACCCTCAATATTGCCAATGCACATAATGTTCCAGTGACCTTCCGCGCCGCGGGCACCAGTTTGTCTGGCCAGGCTATTGGTGAAGGCATTTTACTTATTTTGGGTCATGATGGTTTTAGAAACATAGACATTAGTGAAGATAAAACATCGATCACTCTAGGTGCAGCAGTCATTGGTTCTGATGCCAACATGGCATTAAAACCCTTCAATAAAAAAATTGGCCCAGACCCAGCAACATTAGCCTCGGCTCAAATTGCGGGTATGGTAGCAAACAACGCATCTGGCATGTGTTGTGGTACGGCTCAAAACAGTTATCAAACAATTAAGTCTGCTAAGTTAATGTTCGCCGATGGAACTGAACTCGATACGGGTTGCCCAGATTCTAAAGCGGCATTTAGTCAATCGCATTCAATGTTACTTAGAGCATTAACCGATTTAGCACAGCTCACACAGAACAATCCAACCTTATCAGCCAGAATCCGTAAGAAGTTCTCAATTAAAAATACCACGGGTTACAGCATTAACGCACTGGTAGATTTTAGTGACCCATTCGATTTAATTAATCACTTAATTGTTGGCTCGGAAGGTACACTCGCGTTTGTTAATGAAGTGACTTATCACACAGTTGAAGAAGCGCAATTTAAGGCTTCTGCCATGGCAGTATTTTTTAATATGGAAGATGCCGCCAGAGCGGTTCCCCCTATTAAAGGCGATAGTGTTGCCGCAGCAGAATTGCTTGACTGGGCATCAATTAAGTCGGTTACCGGTAAAACCGGTATGCCGAAGTGGTTAAGTGATTTACCTGAGGGTTCGGCTATTTTATTGATTGAGTGTCGCGCTAATGATCCACAAACATTAGTGAAATACACTGAAGATGTTATTCAAAAAATTGCCCATATTGACACCGAGCGCCCAACAGAATTTAGTAATGATCCAGTGGTATTTGGCCAGTATTGGGCTATGCGCTCAGGTTTATTCCCTATTATTGGTGGTGCAAGACCAAAAGGTACATCCGTCATTATTGAAGATGTAGCATTCGAATTACAGCATTTAGCCAGTGCAGCGTCAGACTTAACCGCCTTGTTCCATAAGCACGGTTACCCTGAAGGGGTAATTTATGGCCATGCCTTAGCCGGTAACTTTCACTTTATTATCACGCCTACATTTGCCTCACAAGATGACATCAATCGCTTCCAAGGCTTTATGAAAGATGTCGCTGACATGGTGATCAATAAGTACGACGGTTCGATGAAAGCAGAACATGGTACCGGTCGCGCTGTAGCCCCGTTTGTTGAAATGGAATGGGGTACTGACGCTTACACGTTAATGAAGCAAATCAAACAAATATTCGACCCAAGTAAACTGTTAAATCCAGGAGTTATCCTTAACGATGATAGCTTGGTACATGTTAAAAACATCAAACCTTGCCCTATTGTTGATGATTTCGTCGACAAATGTATTGAGTGTGGTTTTTGCGAGAAAACATGTCCGACTTCGGCACTCAACTTCTCTCCACGACAACGAATTGCGGTACTACGTGAAATTGAACGTTTAGAGCAATCTGGTGATAAAAAAGCCGCAGCCGAAATGCGTGCCAGTGCTAAATATGATGTTGTTGATACGTGTGCAGCATGTCAGTTATGTACTATTGCCTGCCCAGTTGATAACAGTATGGGTCAGTTAGTACGTAAACTGCGTACCCCCTACATCACGACCACAGAGCAAAAAGTACTCGACTTCCAAGCCAAACATTTTGGCGCAGTAAACCAAGTGATCAGTACAGGTTTCGATATTTTAGGCATTGTGCACAAAATAACCGGCGATAGCATTACTAACTCCTTGATGAAAGCAGGACGCTTGATTTCCAAAGAAGTGCCATATTGGAACCCTGACTTCCCTAAAGGCGGTAAAGTTACAAAACCATCGGCTCACAAACCGGGTCAGAAAACAGTTTTATACTTCCCAGCATGCGGTGGCAGAACCTTTGGTCCTACACCAAAAGATCCTGATAACCGCACCTTACCTGAGGTCGTTATCACTTTGCTCGAACGGGCTGGTTACAATGTGATCATCCCAGAAAACACCCGCCATTTATGTTGCGGTCAGATGTGGGAATCAAAAGGTGATTTTAAAAACGCCGATGCTAAGCGTGATGAACTGATTGATGCACTGAGTAAACAGTCTGATAATGGCAAGGTGCCTATTATTGTTGATGCTTTGTCTTGTACTTATCGTACCTTAACCGGTAATCCTAAGGTCAAAATAACCGATTTAGTCGAGTTTATGCACGACGAGATGCTACCTAAGATGACCATAACCAAGAAATCTAATGTCACTTTACACCAAGGCTGTAGTGCCCGTAAGATGAAATTAGAACCTAAACAACAGGCAATTGCTGATGCGTGTGCTAACCACGTCGTGTTACCAGCAGACATTACTTGTTGTGGTTATGCTGGTGAGAAAGGGCTTTATAAGCCTGAAATTAATGCCAGCGCATTGCGTAACATTAAAAAGCTTATTCCTGCTGAAACTAAAGAAGGTTACTACGCCAACAGAATGTGTGAGGTAGGCTTAACCCAACACAGTGGTATTTCATACCGCCATTTAGCGTATTTACTAGAAGAATGTACCCGTTAA
- the xseB gene encoding exodeoxyribonuclease VII small subunit: protein MAKKPENLSFEQSLTELETIVAHLEQGEVSLDDALKQFERGIKLVRQSQAKLEQAQQKVSILLNEDDAEFVPFTVESE from the coding sequence GTGGCAAAAAAACCAGAAAACCTCAGTTTTGAACAATCATTAACTGAACTTGAAACCATTGTTGCTCATTTAGAGCAAGGCGAAGTGTCTCTGGATGACGCGCTTAAACAATTTGAGCGTGGTATTAAGTTAGTCAGACAAAGCCAAGCAAAACTTGAACAAGCACAGCAAAAAGTCTCTATATTACTAAATGAAGATGATGCTGAATTTGTGCCATTCACTGTTGAAAGTGAATAA
- the pomA gene encoding flagellar motor protein PomA yields MDLATLIGIIGAFAFIIGAMVTSGGIGLFIDVPSILIVVAGSLFVVMMKFNLKQFLGSIKIGMKAFMFKLDKPEDLIEQAVTMADAARKGGFLALEEAVITNSFMQKAVDMLVDGHDGDVVRNALEKDITLTEERHKTGIGIFKAMGDVAPAMGMIGTLVGLVAMLSNMDDPKSIGPSMAVALLTTLYGAVIANMIAIPMADKLSLRMNEELLNRNLIMDAVLAIQDGQNPRVIEGFLKNYLAEKLRKIDTTDGE; encoded by the coding sequence GTGGATTTAGCTACCCTAATAGGTATTATTGGTGCTTTTGCATTTATTATTGGTGCGATGGTGACTAGTGGTGGTATCGGATTATTTATCGATGTACCGTCAATTTTGATTGTTGTTGCTGGCTCATTATTTGTTGTGATGATGAAATTTAACCTAAAACAATTTTTAGGTTCGATAAAGATTGGCATGAAAGCCTTCATGTTCAAATTAGACAAACCTGAAGATTTAATCGAACAAGCTGTCACCATGGCTGATGCAGCCCGTAAAGGGGGCTTCTTAGCATTAGAAGAGGCGGTTATAACTAACAGCTTTATGCAGAAAGCTGTCGATATGTTGGTTGATGGCCATGATGGCGATGTCGTGCGTAATGCGCTAGAAAAAGACATTACCTTGACAGAAGAGCGGCATAAAACCGGTATTGGCATTTTTAAAGCCATGGGTGATGTAGCCCCTGCAATGGGAATGATTGGTACACTTGTCGGCTTGGTGGCGATGTTATCTAACATGGATGATCCTAAATCCATTGGGCCATCAATGGCGGTCGCTTTGCTAACGACACTTTATGGCGCAGTGATCGCCAACATGATCGCTATCCCAATGGCGGATAAATTATCATTACGTATGAACGAAGAATTGCTTAATCGTAATCTTATTATGGATGCGGTATTAGCTATTCAAGATGGACAAAATCCACGAGTTATCGAAGGCTTCCTGAAGAATTATTTGGCTGAAAAATTAAGAAAAATTGATACAACGGACGGAGAGTAA
- a CDS encoding GTP-binding protein, with protein sequence MITKPINTNIITGFLGVGKTTLISQLLAHKPKDEVWAVLVNEFGEIGIDGGLLNATVGDSHASESSKKKPAVVIKEVPGGCLCCVSGLPTQVAINQLIQQTKPDRLLIEPTGLGHPAEIAKLLTSEYYQHVIKLQTSICLVDARKVGDPRYQNHDTFTQQLQLADVLLANKAQHYTANDHLQLQQFLSKLHLQHTPLITVANHFTDIDLIQQILAHLNVPTKYRCPTTAQRLLGRKSLADNWFSSEPPLSDIDAAEVSASGFIHKTNQGEGCYSSGWIFSAVHCFQFERFMVWIDTVKIDNVLRLKAIVITSDGVLGVNMVDGSLALNELDDTLDSRVEIISDIPLEHEKLQLQLLACLLN encoded by the coding sequence ATGATCACTAAACCGATTAATACCAATATCATTACCGGTTTTCTGGGCGTGGGTAAAACTACGCTCATTAGCCAGTTATTAGCGCATAAACCCAAAGATGAAGTGTGGGCTGTGTTGGTGAATGAGTTTGGCGAAATAGGCATAGATGGTGGATTGTTAAATGCCACTGTCGGTGATAGTCATGCATCTGAATCATCAAAAAAAAAGCCTGCTGTGGTGATAAAAGAAGTACCCGGTGGTTGTCTTTGTTGCGTGTCAGGCTTGCCAACACAAGTGGCGATAAATCAGCTTATCCAGCAAACTAAACCGGATCGATTACTCATAGAACCCACAGGGTTAGGTCATCCAGCCGAAATTGCTAAGTTGTTAACATCTGAATATTATCAGCATGTTATTAAGCTACAAACCAGTATCTGCCTAGTGGATGCCCGCAAAGTTGGCGATCCTCGCTATCAAAACCATGATACGTTTACACAGCAATTACAGCTGGCAGATGTGCTGCTTGCTAACAAAGCGCAGCATTACACCGCAAACGATCATCTGCAATTGCAGCAATTCCTCAGCAAGTTACACTTACAACACACGCCACTTATCACAGTCGCTAATCACTTCACTGATATTGACTTGATCCAGCAGATTTTGGCGCACTTAAATGTCCCGACAAAGTATCGTTGTCCAACAACGGCACAACGCTTATTGGGCCGAAAATCGCTTGCAGACAATTGGTTTTCGAGCGAGCCACCACTGAGTGATATTGATGCCGCTGAGGTTTCTGCTAGTGGTTTTATCCACAAAACCAATCAAGGTGAGGGCTGCTACAGCAGTGGGTGGATATTCTCCGCGGTGCATTGTTTTCAGTTTGAGCGCTTTATGGTCTGGATTGACACGGTTAAAATAGATAATGTGTTGAGGTTAAAAGCGATAGTGATCACTAGCGACGGAGTATTAGGGGTCAATATGGTTGATGGCTCGTTAGCGCTAAATGAGCTTGATGATACTCTAGACTCACGGGTAGAAATTATTAGTGATATACCACTTGAGCATGAAAAGTTGCAGCTACAGTTACTGGCGTGTTTATTAAATTAG
- a CDS encoding L-lactate permease, giving the protein MTILQILASLTPIISVMVFLVLMRLPASKAMPISMVATGLVAMFIWQMDTQLLAASVVEGLLAALTPLTIIFGAVFLLNTLKYSGAMDTIRSGFTNISADARVQVIIICWLFGSFIEGSAGFGTPAAIGAPLLVLLGIPPIAAAVVALIADSTSVSFGAIGLPVLFGMEQGLTEGGVNMAATQIAEHGGTFAGYAQFIAKHMITIDLFTGTLIPLVMVCVLTGFFGRNKSIKEGLQVWKFAIFAGFAFTIPAWLINYFAGPEFPSVIGALVGMALVIPVARKGWLLPAKPWCDFSENDHKSDEEIALNQTPVKFSQIAAWSPYIIMAALLVLSRVVVPFKTWLLGFNISWTGLLGTELKAGFATLYAPGIFFVVVCLFGFMLFKMKPATMKQSITVSCKSMLPTIISLGASVPMVKIFLNSGENGAGLASMPVALADLLANSMGSVWAWVSPIVGIFGAFLSGSATFSNMMFSGLQYSVADNIGMNHAIALALQGIGANAGNMMCVMNVVAAATVVGMAGRESEIIRKTMPIAIGYALVAGTIAVLWGGF; this is encoded by the coding sequence ATGACAATATTACAGATACTAGCAAGCTTAACCCCCATTATTAGCGTAATGGTATTTTTGGTGCTTATGCGCTTACCAGCGTCCAAAGCAATGCCCATATCAATGGTTGCTACAGGCCTTGTAGCAATGTTTATATGGCAAATGGATACACAACTTCTTGCCGCTTCGGTTGTTGAAGGTCTTCTTGCTGCACTAACACCGCTAACCATTATTTTTGGCGCGGTGTTTTTATTAAATACCCTTAAATATTCTGGCGCCATGGACACTATTCGTTCAGGCTTTACTAACATTAGTGCCGATGCACGTGTTCAGGTCATTATTATTTGTTGGTTGTTTGGTTCGTTTATTGAAGGTTCAGCTGGCTTTGGCACACCTGCAGCAATCGGTGCACCGCTGCTAGTGTTACTCGGTATTCCTCCTATTGCAGCAGCAGTAGTAGCCTTGATTGCGGATTCAACATCGGTATCATTTGGCGCAATTGGCTTACCAGTTCTATTTGGGATGGAACAAGGTCTAACTGAAGGCGGCGTTAACATGGCAGCAACGCAAATTGCTGAACATGGCGGCACTTTTGCAGGTTACGCACAGTTTATCGCTAAACATATGATCACCATTGACTTATTTACGGGTACATTAATTCCGTTAGTGATGGTGTGTGTGTTAACTGGCTTTTTTGGTCGTAATAAATCAATCAAAGAAGGCTTACAAGTTTGGAAATTCGCCATATTTGCAGGTTTCGCCTTTACGATACCAGCATGGTTAATTAACTATTTTGCAGGCCCTGAATTCCCATCCGTTATTGGTGCTCTTGTGGGCATGGCATTAGTTATCCCTGTCGCTAGAAAAGGCTGGTTACTGCCGGCAAAACCTTGGTGTGACTTTAGCGAAAACGATCATAAATCAGATGAAGAAATAGCCCTAAACCAAACACCGGTTAAATTTTCACAAATTGCCGCTTGGTCTCCATACATCATTATGGCCGCGTTGTTAGTTTTATCTCGCGTGGTTGTTCCATTTAAAACCTGGTTACTCGGCTTTAATATCAGTTGGACAGGTTTATTAGGTACAGAGCTTAAAGCAGGTTTTGCAACCTTGTATGCGCCTGGTATTTTCTTTGTTGTCGTCTGTTTATTCGGTTTTATGTTATTTAAAATGAAACCTGCCACGATGAAGCAATCAATTACCGTATCGTGCAAATCGATGTTGCCTACTATTATTTCACTCGGTGCATCTGTACCTATGGTGAAAATATTCCTTAACTCAGGTGAAAATGGTGCAGGTCTGGCTTCAATGCCTGTGGCCTTAGCGGACTTATTGGCTAATAGCATGGGCTCAGTGTGGGCTTGGGTTTCGCCTATCGTCGGTATTTTTGGTGCCTTTTTGTCTGGTTCTGCAACCTTCTCCAACATGATGTTTTCAGGCCTACAGTATTCTGTTGCCGACAATATTGGTATGAATCACGCCATCGCACTCGCACTTCAAGGTATTGGGGCAAATGCGGGTAACATGATGTGTGTCATGAACGTTGTTGCTGCTGCAACAGTTGTGGGTATGGCTGGCCGTGAATCTGAAATTATTCGTAAAACAATGCCTATCGCAATTGGATATGCCTTAGTCGCAGGTACCATTGCCGTTCTGTGGGGTGGATTTTAA